The following proteins are encoded in a genomic region of Macrobrachium nipponense isolate FS-2020 chromosome 44, ASM1510439v2, whole genome shotgun sequence:
- the LOC135203945 gene encoding uncharacterized protein DDB_G0290685-like — protein sequence MKMRNDGNIANSENEKDGTIANSENEKDGNIANSENEKDGNIANSENEKDGNIANSENEKDGNIANSENEKDGNIANSENEKEGNIANSENEKDGNIANSENEKDRNIANSENENDGNIANSENEKDGNIANSENENDGNIANSENENDGNIANSENEKDGNIANSENEKDGNIANNGTIAENSENEKDKEIFANSENEKDRNIANSENEKDRNIANRENELENGKKENWKIFANSENEKGRNIANSENEKDRNIANSENEKDGTIANSENEKDGNIANSENEKDGNIANSENEKDGNIANSMNNSVIASHYKIPEAVFQKANNSFRRIGP from the exons atgaaaatgagaaatgatGGAAATATTGCTAAtagtgaaaatgagaaagatggaaCTATTGCTAAtagtgaaaatgagaaagatggaaatatcgctaatagtgaaaatgagaaagatggaaatattgctaatagtgaaaatgagaaagatggaaatattgctaatagtgaaaatgagaaagatggtaATATTGCTAAtagtgaaaatgagaaagatggaaATATTGCGAATAGTGAAAATGAGAAAGAGGGAAATATTGCGAAtagtgaaaatgagaaagatggaaatattgcaaatagtgaaaatgagaaagatagAAATATTGCGAATAGTGAAAATGAGAACGATGGAAATATTGCTAAtagtgaaaatgagaaagatggaaATATTGCTAATAGTGAAAATGAGAACGATGGAAATATTGCTAATAGTGAAAATGAGAACGATGGAAATATTGCTAAtagtgaaaatgagaaagatggaaatatcgctaatagtgaaaatgagaaagatggaaatatagctaata ATGGAACTATTGCGGAAAAtagtgaaaatgagaaagataaagaaatatttgctaatagtgaaaatgagaaagatagAAATATTGCTAAtagtgaaaatgagaaagatagAAATATTGCGAATCGTGAAAATGAGttggaaaatggaaagaaagaaaattggaaaatatttGCTAATAGTGAAAATGAGAAAGGTAGAAATATTGCTAAtagtgaaaatgagaaagatagAAATATTGCGAAtagtgaaaatgagaaagatggaaCTATTGCTAAtagtgaaaatgagaaagatggaaatattgcgaatagtgaaaatgagaaagatggaaatatcgctaatagtgaaaatgagaaagatggaaATATTGCCAACAGTATGAATAATTCTGTGATAGCAAGCCACTACAAAATCCCCGAGGCAGTCTTTCAGAAAGCTAACAATTCTTTTAGGAGGATAGGGCCATAA